A genomic window from Acidobacteriota bacterium includes:
- a CDS encoding ABC transporter permease, producing MSGRPVALIGAAILVLAALGAVFAPALTWHDPHEQFAGYPYAPPMRPHLFDDRWTPHRPFVYPLHLADRLERRYIEDRTRLIPLGASSREPVFLLGTDALGRDVWSRLLHGARASLGIALAATLGALLVGTLAGAIAGYAGGLADEAAMRLADLVLVLPAIYVVLALRAVMPLVLAPAEVFAGLSLVLALAGWPLVARGVRAIVAAERRSQYAEAARAAGATPARVIVRHVLPAARGFIATQAALLVPAFVLAEATLSYVGFGFAEPVPSWGTMLQEAGSGRAFGEFPWLLAPAIAIAIVSLAVSIAVSGTYDRRRHVQF from the coding sequence ATGAGCGGGCGTCCTGTTGCCCTGATCGGCGCCGCCATCCTCGTCCTCGCGGCGCTCGGCGCCGTGTTCGCGCCTGCGCTCACGTGGCACGATCCTCACGAGCAGTTCGCCGGGTACCCGTACGCGCCGCCGATGCGCCCGCACCTGTTCGACGATCGGTGGACGCCGCACCGGCCGTTCGTCTATCCGCTCCACCTCGCCGATCGCCTCGAGCGCCGCTACATCGAGGACCGCACGCGCCTGATCCCGCTCGGCGCCTCGAGCCGTGAGCCTGTCTTTCTCCTGGGCACCGACGCGCTCGGGCGCGACGTGTGGTCGCGGCTGCTTCACGGCGCGCGCGCGTCGCTCGGCATCGCGCTCGCCGCCACGCTGGGCGCGCTGCTCGTCGGCACGCTGGCGGGCGCGATCGCGGGCTATGCCGGCGGGCTGGCAGACGAGGCCGCGATGCGCCTGGCGGATCTCGTGCTCGTGCTGCCGGCGATTTACGTCGTGCTCGCGCTGCGCGCGGTGATGCCGCTCGTGCTCGCGCCCGCCGAGGTGTTCGCCGGCCTCTCGCTCGTGCTCGCGCTCGCCGGCTGGCCGCTCGTCGCGCGCGGCGTGCGCGCGATCGTCGCCGCCGAGCGCCGCAGCCAGTACGCGGAGGCGGCGCGCGCCGCCGGCGCGACCCCCGCGCGCGTGATCGTGCGGCACGTACTGCCCGCCGCGCGCGGCTTCATCGCCACGCAGGCCGCGCTGCTCGTGCCCGCCTTCGTCCTCGCCGAAGCGACGCTGTCGTACGTGGGGTTCGGCTTCGCCGAGCCGGTCCCGAGCTGGGGGACGATGCTGCAGGAGGCGGGCAGCGGAAGGGCGTTCGGCGAGTTCCCGTGGCTGCTCGCGCCGGCGATCGCGATTGCGATAGTGTCATTGGCCGTAAGCATAGCAGTGTCAGGCACTTACGACCGAAGACGTCATGTTCAATTCTGA